The Couchioplanes caeruleus sequence CAGAGCCGTCTCGTGAGGAGCAGGGTGGTCCCATGTGTCGGATCCACTTCCTTCCGCTCGGTCTCGGTGAACCGGACCTTGGTCAGCACACGACGAGAAGCGGTGTTCCAATCCCAGACCGTGGCCCACAAACGTTCATACCCGGACAATCTCGCCCAGTCCAGAACCGCCCACGAGGCCTCGGTCGCGTATCCCTGACGCCAGGATCGGCGTAGCAGCTCGAACGCCAGCTCCGGTTCCCGTGGCGATTCTCGTCCGCCGTCGATCAGCCCGCAGTAGCCGATGACGTCACGAGCGGCCTTCCGCTCGACCGCGAGCAGCCCGATCGACGATGGGTGGTCGGTGCGGATCGAATCCTCGAGCTCCGCGACCGTGGGGTGTCCATCTGCGTCGATTCGGCGGTGCGGCGGCACTCGGGGATCACGTTCGGTCCACAGCTCGCGCTGGATCACAGCCTCGGCTACCCGCCAAGGTCTGAGCAGCAGGCGATCCGTCTCGAGCACAACCTCGCGGCCCGGCGTCACTGCTGCTGTCATGACAGCAACTCTCTCACGGGCGCACGCACTGTCATGCCGGGAGGCGCGCGGCGGCCCTGCGCTCGACGGTCGAGGAACCCGGAAGGTCTAGCGGCTTCCAGCACCCCGCATCGACGCCCAGCGATTGCCGGAGCACCATGCCTGATTAACCTCGCGGCAGCCTGAGGCTCGTAGCTTGCGCGAATGCCAGCCGTGCCGGACGTAACCGTCGTCATTCCCACGCGTTTTCGTCCCGATCTCGTCATCCGGGCCGTACGGAGTGCGCTCGCGCAGACCCATCCGGCCCTGGAAGTCATCGTCGTCGTGGACGGCCCCGACGACGACACCCGCGACGCGCTCGCGGCCGTCTCGGACGCCCGGTTGCGGGTCATGGTGCTGGCCGAGAAGGGCGGCGCCCCGAACGCCCGGAACGTCGGTGCGCGTGCGGCCACCGGAAGCTGGACGGCGTACCTGGACGATGACGACGAGTGGCTGCCGGAGAAGGTGGCGACCCAGTTGGCTCTGGCGGCTACCGCCTCGGTGCGCACACCGATTGTGGCCAGCCGGCTGATCAACCGGACACCGCGCGCGGATTCCGTCATGCCACGCCGGCTGCCCGTGCCGGGTGAGCCGCTGAGCGAGTACCTCACCGTGCGGCGCGGGCTCTTCTACGGCGACGGCTTCATCCAGACCTCCACGATCATGGCGCCGACCGAGCTGTTCCGGCGGGTGCCGTTCACCGTCGGCCTGCGCCGGCAGCAGGAGTTGGACTGGACCCTGCGGGCGCTGCAGCAGCCGGGAACCGAGCTGTACTTCGCCGCCGAGCCGCTGGTGCTCTGGCACCAGGACGAGAATCGTGACCGGATCAGCCTGCACATGCCGTGGGAGGAGCAACTGGAGTGGCTGCGCCGCAGCCGGGCACTGTTCACGCCGCGTGCGTACGCTGCCTTCACGATGAGCGTGCTCGGCTCGATGGCGGCGACCACCCGCAGCCGCACGGTGTTCCGCGAGATTCTCGCGGAGGCTCGCGGCCACGGCCGCCCCAGGGCCATCGACTACCTGACCTTCCTGCAGATCTGGCTGCTCCCGCCGGGGTTGCGCCACAGGGTCCGCGACGTCGTGCTCGGCCGCCGACGGTCGGCGGACCCCGTCGATGTCCGCTGACCCGCGGGTGGTGATCTGGCGCAGCGCGATGTTGCCCGGGTCGGAGACCTTCGTCCGGGACCACGGCGCCGCGCTGCACCGGTGGAGCCCCGCCTACCTCGGTGCCGTGCGGGTCGACTCGCCGCTCGCCGCGGACACCGACCGGATCGCCTTCCCGGACGCCCGCTCGTTTCTGCGGCTGCGGCTGACCGGGCGGTCACCGCGCCTCGACCATGCCCTGCGCGAGCTGCGCCCCGACCTGGTGCACGCGCACTTCGGTGGGGACGCCTGGCTGGTCAGCGGCGCGGCCGCGGGGCTCGGCGTGCCTTTGGTGATCACGGTGCACGGCCACGACGTCACCCGCCAGCCGGCCGCGGCCGGCCTGCGCGGCCTGCGCTACCGGCGCAACCTGCGCACCGCCTTCCGGCGAGCGGCGCTGATTCTGGCCGTCTCCGAGCACATCCGGACGCGGGCGCACGCCTGCGGCGCCGACCCGGCGAAGGTACGCGTGCACCACACCGGCATCCCGCTCCCGAGCGACGAACCGGCCGTGCCGAAGCGGTGGGACGTCGCCTTCGTCGGCCGCCTGGTCGCCAAGAAGGGCGTGGCGGACCTGCTCACCGCCCTCTCCGCGACCCCGGCCCGAGCGGTGATCATCGGCACCGGGCCGCTCGAGGGGCCGTTGCGGCGGCAGGCGGCGGAGCTGGGCGTGGACGCCACCTTCCTCGGCGCGCTGCCCCACGCGGAGGCGCTCTCGCACGTACGCGCCAGCAGGATTTTCGCGGCGCCGTCCCGGACCGCGCCGGACGGCGACTCGGAGGGCCTGCCGACGACGATCCTGGAGGCGTCCGCGCTCGGGGTTCCGGTGGTCGCGACCCGGCACAGTGGCATCCCGGAGGCGGTCCGGCACCTCGAGACCGGGCTGCTCTGCGCGGAAGGCGACTCGGCCGCGCTGGCCGCGCACATCGGGCGGCTGCTCACCGACGACGCGTTGCGGGCCCGGCTCGGCGCGAACGGCCGGGCCCACGTGACCGAGGGCTTCGACCTCAGCCGGCAGTCGCGACGGCTGGAGGCGCACTACGACGACGTAGCCGGGCGAGTATCCGCCGGGCGGTGAGCGGCACGACCGAGAGCATCAGGCGGCCCGACTCGTCCACGACCGGCGTGATCGCGAACAGACGGCCGCCGCGGCGGCGGACGATCGGCTTCGGCATCCCGGCCCGTGCGGCGCGCACCGCGGCGGCGCCCGCGGCCCCTGTCGCCATCCGGGCGCCGAGCGCCCGGGCCGGGTCGAAGGGCCCGGGCTGTGCCGAGACGATCCGGCGGTGACCGCAGGTCCCGCTGCGGGCCAGCAGCTCGGCCGTGTCGATGGTGATCCGGAGCAGGTCGCCGGCCCGGGTTACCTCGGCGGGGATCTCCTCGGCGCTCACGCTCACCGGCCCGTGACCGCCGGTCGCGGTGATCACGAGATGGTCGCCGGACCAGGCGAACGCCGTGGCGTTCAGCTTGGCGTCCCAGTCGGCCGAGCCCGTGACGTCGAAACACTCGTCCGGCAGCCGGCCGAATCCCGGATAGGCCGCACAGCGCCGCCCGTTGCGGGTCACCGTCGGCGGGACGCCCTCCGAGGCGTCCTGCCGGATGACGGCGAGCAGGTCGTCGAGGCCGCCGTGCCGGGCCACCGCCAGCCGGATCCGGGTCTCGGCGTTGAGGCGTTCGGCGATCCGGTCGGTGAGATGTGCGGCGACCATGGCGGCGACGCCTTCGCGTACCCGATGCTGGGTCTCCCGGTCCTGGCGCAGGAGATCGTCCTCGAGCAGGCGGGCCACCTCGTGATCGAAGCGGTGCACCAGGATCGCATCGCGCCGCTCGCCCGGCTCGATCAGGTCCGCCACGAAGGCCAGTACCTTCTCGACGGTCTGCACACGCAGCACGTGCCGGCTGAGATAGGTGATGTTGGTGGCGCTGAACCGGCGCACCGCGAAGTAGTAGTCGTAATCGGCCAGCACCGAGATCCGCCGGGCGTGGAAGCAGGCCGCCAGGGTGAACGGCAGGTCGCTGCCGATCCGCATGTCCTGCGGGTAGCGGATGGCGTGCCGCTCCAGCAGCTCCCGCCGGAACAGCTTGGTGTTGGCCAGCGAGCGCGGCAGGGGCGAGTCGAACAGGTCCAGGTCCGGTTCGGTACGCGCGTAGATGTCCTGATAGATGTGCCGGCTGTTGACGCCCACCACCCGGCCCAGCACGACGTCCGCGTGGTAGCGGTCGGCCGCGTCGACCAGCCGTTCCAACGCCTGGCGGCCGAGCCGGTCATCCGCGCCGACGAAGAAGACGTAACGGCCGGTCGCGGCCTCGATACCGCGGTTGAAGGGGGCCGCCGGGCCACCCGAGTTGGCCTGGTGGATGACCGTGCAGAGGCCGGGGTGGCGGCGCGCGAACCGGTCCAGCTCCGCGCCGCTGCCGTCGGTCGAGCCGTCGTCGACGGCGACGATCCGCATCCGGTCCGGGCCGATGCTCTGCTCGGCCAGCGAGGTCAGGCACTCGGTCAGGTACGGCATGGTGTTGTAGACCGCCACCACGACGGTGACATCGGGACTGCTCATCCGGCCAGCTCCCGGTAGACGGCGTCGAGGCGGTCGGCCTGCGCTTCCCAGGTCCAGCCGGGCAGGGGGCTGTCCGGCCCCGCATAGACGGCTCGGTAGCGCCGCGGGTCGGCGAGGACGGCCCGGACCGCACGGGCCAGGTCGGCGGCGTCGCGGGCCCGGAACACCTCACCCTGGCCGGTGGCGCGGACCGTCTCGGCCATCGTGCGCACGTCGCTGACCACGATCGGCAGGCGGGCGTGCGAGTACTCGAAGAACTTGGTGATCAGTGCGATCTCGTGGTTCGGCCAGTGGTGGATCGGGATCACCCCGACGTCCGCGGCGGCGAGGAACCGGGAGACCTGATCGTGTGCGACGTACGGCACCGCGTGCACCCGCTCGCCGGTCCGGATTTCGGACGGATTCTGCACCACCAGCGCGAGGTGCACGCCGGGCAGCTCGTCGAGCGCGCGGACGACGGTGTCCAGGCCGCGCTGAGCGCTGATCGAGCCACTGTAGACCAGCAGCGGCGTCTCCACGCTGATGCCGCAGAGGCGCCGCAGATCGGGGACGGGATCGTCGGACGGGCGGCCGGGCGCGTTGAGCAGCACCGTGGGGCGCCGGTCCAGTCCGTGTGTCCGCTGCAGCATCTCGGCGAGCAGGTCGGAGACGGTGAGGACCGCGTCGGCGTACGGCACGAACTCGCGCTCGTAGCCGACGTGGGCCGGCAGCCAGCGGATGTTGTCGCGGCGCGGCCGGGCGCCGGGAAGGAACTCGTGGGCGTCCCAGACCAGACGGACGACGCGGTCCGCGCGCAGCTTCGCCCGGGCACCCACGCCGAGCATCCGGAAGTCGTGCGCGTGGATCAGATCGGGCTGCAACTCGTCGATCACCGGGCCGAAGACGCGCTCGTACGTCCACAAGCCGGGCTCCAGCCGGCGCCACGCCCGGTCGCCGAGCACCGCCCGCCAGAACCGGACCTGCGCGTACTCCACCGGCCGGCGCGCCAGTCGGGCCAGGGCGAGCGGCAGGCCGCCGCGCTCGACCAGTCGCCGGCGCAGCCCGCCACCGGCCGCTGCGCCGATCGGCAGCAGGCGCACCTGCGCCGCGCCGATCTTCCAGGTGTGCTCTTCGTCGTCCGGGGAACACCCCAGCAGGACGACCTCCCGGCCGGCGACCTCGGCCACCGACTGTGCGGTCTTCTGGACCCGCGAATCTCCGTGCACGCCGTTGTCGACGAGCATGACCACCTTCATGATGGCGCGAGTGTAGAGCCGAATTCCGTCGCCGCACGCCGTCCGACGAGACGTGCAATTACTCGCCATGACGCATTCATCTGGCCGCCATCCCGAGTGAATATCGTCCCGTCGGACATGGACATCACCTATCTCGCGCTCGGCCCGCGCCGCGTCCGGGCCGCAGCCTGGCACACCGCCCGCCTCGCGGCCGACGGCCACCGGGTCACCCTCGCCGTGCCGGCCGGCCCGGGCTGGGACGGCGTCCGGCTTGCGCCGGGCGTCCGGTTGCATCCCGTACGCTCCCGCGCGCAGGCCCGCCGGTTGATCGCCGCCGCGGACCTCGCCTACACCGGTGACCCGGAGGCGTTGGCGGCCGCGTACGGAACGGACACCCGGACAGAGCCGGCGGCGGACCCGCGCCGGCGCCCGGCCCCGGCCGATCTGGCCGTCGTCACGCCCTGGTATCCGTCGCCCGACGACCCGTTCGCCGGCGCGTTCGTGCGCGCGGCGGCCGCGGCGGTGCGCTGCGGCCGGATTTCGGTGTTGCACACGCAGAGCTGGTACTACCCGCCCGGCCGCCTGCGCGGGCAGCTTCTCGGCGTCGCCGCGGAACGGCAGGCGGTCCGGTGCGGCAACGTGGTGGTCGGCGACGCCTCGCCCGGCTTCCCCGGCGAGGTGGCCCGGGTGGCGGCGCCGACCCCGGCCGGCGGCGACTATCTCGCGTACGGCGACGCGCAGACCGTGGCGCTGCGGGCCGCGCTGCCCACCGGCCGGATCGAGGCGCCCGTGGTGCACGCGCACACCGGCATCATGGGCGGGGTGGTGGCCGCCCGGCTGGCCCGCCCGGACGCCCGCCTCGTGGTGACCGAACACGCCACCTTCCTCACGAGGATCTTCGCGCAGCCGGGCGCACACGAGCGGTACGCCCGGATGCTCGACCGCGCCGACGCCCTGCTCTGCGTCAGCCGGTCGTTGCGTGACCAACTCGCCGGCTACTTCCCGTCGTACGCCGGCAAGCTGCACGTGGTGCCCAACGTCGTCGACTTCGACCTTTTCGCGCCGCGCAGACCTCCGAACGCGCCCCGCCGCTGGCTCTACCTCGGCCGGCTGATGGAGCACAAGGGCGTCCTCACCCTGATCGACGCGTTCGCCGCGGTCGCCGCGGAGGACCCGACGCTCACCCTCACCCTGGTCGGCTCCGGCCCGCTCACCGCAGCCGTGGACGCGCGGATCGCCGCGACCGGGCTGACCGGCCGGATCGTGCGCCGGCCGCCGGTCGACCCGGGCGCGGTGACCGCCCTGTTGCACGAGCACGACCTGCTCGCGCACGCCAGCCTGCGGGAGACCTTCGGGGTGACGGTGGTGGAGGCGGTCGCCGCCGGGCTACCCCTTCTGGTGGCCCGCAGCGAAGGGCCGGCCGAGACGCTGGCCGGGCTGGAGGAGATCGTCGGCGTGGTGTTCGCGCCGACCACCGACCCGGCCGTGATCGTCGCGGCGTACCGGCGACTCCGGGACCGCTTCGCCGACCTGGACCTGCCCGCCGCCCGCGCCGCGCTGCACGCCCGGTACGGCCGTGAGGCGGTGGCGGGACAGTTGCTCGCCGCCTACGCAGGTACGTCGGATGGTGGCCCGTCCCTGACCCTGCCCCGTCACCGGGTGCGGTCCGGGTCGCCGTTGCCGGAGGCCGCGATCCGGACCACCCGCCGAGCCGCTCGCAAGGTTCTCCGCCGGATCCGGTCGCGTTGATCTCCCGCAAGTCTGGAAAGGACGGTGACCGATGCCGTTCATGTGCCGGACAGGAAGGGTTGAGATGTGACACGCCTGCACCGGCAAAGGTGAAGAACGTCGATCCGTAGCGTGGAGCGGTGGTCGTGATGGGTCTCGTCGGAGCGGTCCTGGCCGTGTGTGCCGGAATGTATCTTGCTGCCCTCGAGCATCCCCGAGTGTGCGACAAGGTCCGCGTCGAACGCATCGGCGTCGCGCTGCTCGTCGCCGCCGCTGCCTGTCTGTCGGTCGTGGTGGTGCAGGTGGTCCGAAGCTGGATGAGCCAGTGAATTGACCGTTGCGCCCGGGTGGGATTCAACCCCGCGCTGCGGACCGCGGCCGTCGTGGTCGCGTCGATCGTCCTCGTGCCGCCGCTGGCGGTGAATGTCTACCTGCTCGCCTGGTTCCTGCCGGAGCTCACCGCCGGGCGGCCCTAGTGGCTGGTGGCGTGCGCGCTGACCGTCACCGGCGCGGGGTGCCTGTCCGTCGGATGGCTGCGGCGGCATCGCGCAGCCGGTGGTGGTCGTGGCCGCTCGTGGCGGCCGCGCTGACCGGGGCGCGCACCCGACAACTACCTGTCCCTGATGTGAGCCGCCGCCCGGCGCAGGCCCGGCGCCGGGCCTGCGCCGGAAGCGCTGCCGGCGCGTCGCGGCAATGGAGAGCTAGGCGCGTGGGTGAGCCGTACGCTCGCATTCGCGTTTGATCCGGGCGAGGGTCGTCTTCATGCCCTCGCGGAGGTCTGACTCGAAGCGGGGGACGGATCGCCAGAACAGTCGCACCAGGCGGAGGGATACCCGGCTGACGCCGTCGGGGGCCTCGCGCCGGATCCTCAGGCGTGAGGTGCCCGAGGAGACCGGCTCGACGCGGTACGCCCAGACGGCCTTGTTCTCCCGGATCTTGATGGCGAACTCGACACCGGGGTCGAAGCGCACCACCTGAGCGTGCGTGGGCCACAGAAGAAGGCCGTCGCGGTTGAGGTTGCGCATGCGGGTTCCGACACCGACCGGCCCCTTGGTCGTCACCCGTGTCCGCAAGACCTGTGGACTCCATCGGCTCATGGCCTGCGGGTCGGCGACAAGCCTCCAGACCTGGCCGGCGTCGGCGTCGATCAGCGCATCTTCCTCGATCACCGGGGTGGCGTTCAACGTCATCGGGTTCCTCGCGGGGAGATGTCGGTTCGGGTCGGCACCCAAACTTGCATCTGCTTGACCGATTGGTCAATAGACAGGTTCTCTTCTATGTCTCGCTGTCCGTCATCGCCCGTCGGCTTCGCCCGGTACGGCAGGGGAGAGTCGGTCGCCTGCTCATTTATCACGTTCTATACACGGATGCCACATTGACGGACTACGTTTTTCGTAACGGCGCACGCACGTTCGGTGAAGACCGCATGAAGGGTCGATGACGGCGTGTCCGTCGCCGCCTGGTCGGTGCGGCGTACGTGATGGCTCAAGGAGGCGGTAGGCGATGGCCACCGTTGGTGCGGAAGGCCGATCGCGGCGTGGTAAGTCGCGGTCGAAGGACGAGGACGTGACGAAGCCGGGTCCGGACGACGAGCAGCAGGGTGAGCAGGCGACAGACGTCGGTGAAGATTCGCCGCGGCCCGCGGATTCGGTGACTCCGCCGGTGTCCGCAGGCGGCGAGGGCGGCCGGGTAGTGCCATTGCGGTTGCCGGTGGTGCACGTGCGTTTCTCGACTCGTCGGGTCGCTGTGCCGGTGGACCGGCTGCCTCGGGCGGTGATGGCGTCGGCGCGATGGACCGCGGCGGGAGCTCGCCGCGCGGCCGTCGCGGCCGCGGAGGCCGGTGTATGGGTTGCCCGGTGGACCCGATCGCGCTTCGGCAGGCAGAGCGGATCGGAGCCTGAGGAGCAGCGGCCCGACAACCGGCCGCGGCAGGCCGACGACGGCAAGTCGCCGAAAGCCGCCGCTGACCGGGCGAAGGCCGGCAAGGCGGCCGACGAGTCACCGTCATCGTGAGGCCGGCCCGGATGGTGCAGGCCGCGTCGCTGCTTTCGAGATTCGCTTCCGATGCTCGTTTCCTGTGGGCGCGTGACGGTCGCGTCCACGTAGGGATCGCCGGGTGGGGGGCCGGCGTCCCGGCGGACTGTTCGGCGGCCCTCATCGCGGCTGCGCGGGCGGTGGACGGGGTCCGGTGGGCGGCGGTCAACGTGGTCCTGGGCCGGGTGATCGTCGACTTCGACCCGTCGCGCACGAGCGTGTCGCAGGTGGTCGCGGCGGTGTCCGCGGTGGAGCGGGCCAAGCGGGTCGTCGACGGCCCCGGTGAGGCGCCGCCGCCGTATCCGGGTGAGACGGGGACCGCGGTGGATGCGCAGGCGTCCATGATCGGGTTGTTGATCGGCGGGGTGGCGGGCGCGGTGGGTCGCGCCTTGCGGGTGCCGGCGATGCCGGCCGAGGCAATGGCGGTGCTCGCCGCGGTCGACGTGCTGCCGGGCGTGCGGCGTCGGGCGCAGGATCTCCTGGGTACGCGTCCGGTCGGCTTAGGCCTCACGGCGGCTACCGCGGTGTTGTCGGCGGCGACGCAAGCCCCGGTCGCGCCGCTGGCCGAGGCGGCGTTACGGGCGGTACAACTGCCGGAGGCGTGGGCACGGCAGCGTGCGTGGCAGCGCCGGGAGCCGCAGTTGTGCGCCGACGCGGACGCCGCGGCGGCCAGGCCTGTCGACGTGCCCCCGCGCCCGGTGCCGCTGCCGGATGGCCCGGTCGAGCGGCACGTGAGCCGGATGACGTGGCTGGTCCCGCCGGTCGCCGCCGCGGCGGCGACCGGCGGATGGCGCCGGGCGGCGCAGATGGTCGCCGTGGGGGCACCGCGGGCCGCGACCATGGGGCAGGAGGCCTTCGCCGCGCGGCTGGGCCGGTTGCTGGCCGAGCGTGACGTCGTCGTACGGGATCCGGCGGCGCTGCGCCGCCTGGATCGCATCGACACGATCGTCGTCGACGCCGCCGTGTTGGTCACCGGACGGTGGACGGTCACCGACCTCGTGGTGAGTGAGGGTGCCGATGAGCACGGCGCGCGAGAGCGGGTGGCCGGCATGCTCGACGCCGTTCGGCCCGACGACGTCGTGCACCGTGACGGATGGCGGCTGGGACCGCTGTCCGCCCTCGACGTCGCGGTGCCCGAGCCCGCGATGACCGATCGTGGCGGCGCCCGGCTGCTGGGCCTGGCAACCGGGGGCCAGATGGTCGCGGTGGCCACTGTGGAACCGGAGCTGCATCCGCTCGCCGCCGCGGTGGCCGAGGCCGCCCGCGCCGTGGGACGCCTGGTGGTGGCGGGCAAGGCCTCCGGGGTGGCGGCCCGGTTGGGCGCCGACGCCGTTGCGGGCGGCTCCCGGACGGCCGCGTCGGTGCGCGCATTGCAGGTCGCCGGCGGAGCCGTCATCCTGATCGCCGGTCGTCACGACACTGCCCTGACGGCGGCGGATTGCGGAATCGGCGTCACCGTGCCCGGACGGCGGCCACCATGGGGCGCGCATCTGCTGTGCGGCGGCGAGCTTACGGACGTGTGGCTGACATTGCAGGCCGCGGTGCTGGCGCGTCAGGCCGGTGACCGCGGTGCGCGCCTGGCGATGCTCGGCAGCGCGGCGGGCGCCCTGCTCGCCTTCACGGGCCCCCCGGCCGGCGCGGCCCGGCGGGCAGGCCTGCCGGTGAACGTGACCGCGCTGGCCGCGATCGCCGCCTCGACGTGGTCGGTGTCCGGCTTGGCGCGCCGGGCGACACCGGCGGCGGCGGACACCACCGCGTGGCATGCCCTGGCGGTGGGGCAATTGTGGGAACACCTCCACACGTCGCCGGCCGGGCTGAATGCCGAGCAGGCTGCCGCGCGCTGCCTGGACGAGCCGACCGCAACGGCCGGCGATGAAGCGGGCCTGCTCCGCGCCTCGATCGACGAGCTCGACACCCCGTTGACCGCGCCGCTGGCGGCCGGCGCCGGAATGTCCGCGGTCACCGGAGCGGCCGGCGACGCGGTCCTCGTCGGTGGGGTGCTCGTCGCCAACGCGCTGCTGGGCGGAGCCCAACGGGTGACCGCGAACCGGGCGCTCCGCAAGCTGTTGCACCGTACCGCCCCGCGGGTGCGGCTGCGTCGCGCCGGCACCGAGACCGTCACCACCGCCGATGGGCTCGTGGTGGGCGACGTCATCGTGGTGCAGGCCGGCGACGCGGTGCCCGCCGACTGCCGGCTGGTGGAGGCGGACGCGCTGGAGATGGACGAGTCGGCGTTGACGGGGGAGTCCCTGCCGGTGGCCAAGGACAGCGCTCCGAGCACCGCGAGCGCGGTCGCCGAACGCACCAGCATGCTCTACGCCGGCACCACCGTGGCCGCCGGCACCGCCACAGCGGTGGTGGTGGCGACCGGGCACGCCACCGAGGCCGGACGCGGCGTGCACGCCGCCGCCGACCGGACGCCGTCGGGCGGCGTCGAGGCCCGTCTGCAGCAGCTCACCGCCGCGTCCCTGCCGGTCGCGGCCGGCGCCGCCGGGGCGCTGCTCGGGTCGGGACTGCTGCGCGGCCGGCTCGCCGCCAGTGTGGGCGAGGCCGTCGCCCTCGCCGTGGCGGCCGTGCCGGAGGGGCTGCCGTTCGTGGCGACCGTCGCGCAG is a genomic window containing:
- a CDS encoding HAD-IC family P-type ATPase; translated protein: MDGVRWAAVNVVLGRVIVDFDPSRTSVSQVVAAVSAVERAKRVVDGPGEAPPPYPGETGTAVDAQASMIGLLIGGVAGAVGRALRVPAMPAEAMAVLAAVDVLPGVRRRAQDLLGTRPVGLGLTAATAVLSAATQAPVAPLAEAALRAVQLPEAWARQRAWQRREPQLCADADAAAARPVDVPPRPVPLPDGPVERHVSRMTWLVPPVAAAAATGGWRRAAQMVAVGAPRAATMGQEAFAARLGRLLAERDVVVRDPAALRRLDRIDTIVVDAAVLVTGRWTVTDLVVSEGADEHGARERVAGMLDAVRPDDVVHRDGWRLGPLSALDVAVPEPAMTDRGGARLLGLATGGQMVAVATVEPELHPLAAAVAEAARAVGRLVVAGKASGVAARLGADAVAGGSRTAASVRALQVAGGAVILIAGRHDTALTAADCGIGVTVPGRRPPWGAHLLCGGELTDVWLTLQAAVLARQAGDRGARLAMLGSAAGALLAFTGPPAGAARRAGLPVNVTALAAIAASTWSVSGLARRATPAAADTTAWHALAVGQLWEHLHTSPAGLNAEQAAARCLDEPTATAGDEAGLLRASIDELDTPLTAPLAAGAGMSAVTGAAGDAVLVGGVLVANALLGGAQRVTANRALRKLLHRTAPRVRLRRAGTETVTTADGLVVGDVIVVQAGDAVPADCRLVEADALEMDESALTGESLPVAKDSAPSTASAVAERTSMLYAGTTVAAGTATAVVVATGHATEAGRGVHAAADRTPSGGVEARLQQLTAASLPVAAGAAGALLGSGLLRGRLAASVGEAVALAVAAVPEGLPFVATVAQLAAARRLSHRNVLVRNPRTMEALGRVDVVCFDKTGTLTEGRIRLGCVSDGHRDETCDALTGHRRTVLAAGLRATPVAEDGEVLPHPTDRAVEGAGRRCGVAVTEEAPGWQAVRELPFEPGRGFHAVLGQDAAGRRISVKGAPETVLPRCITRRDEHGERKLSDADRNDLGADVERLARQGYRVLAVAERAASDSGRLDDDRVERLTFLGLLGLADPVRPTAAAAVRRLRAAGVDIAMLTGDHPSTAAAIAAELGILNGHPPVIGPDIDACTDDELAKLAADATVFARVSPAHKVTIVRAMRRAGRIVAVTGDGANDAPAIRLADVGIALGDRGTTAAREAADIVITDDRIETIVDTVIEGRALWAAVRDSVALLLGGNLGEIAFTVASSLLAARPPLNARQLLLVNLVTDLLPALALAARPPRNISTEELLRAGPDDSLGASLHRDIAVRAAATALAATGGWLAARVTGTAGRAGTVALASLVGAQLAQTAMASRGDPLVLAAAGGSALALAALVQTPLTSVFFGCRPLGPVAWGIVAAASGAGAVVGRTGGRLAFHARST